A single Antechinus flavipes isolate AdamAnt ecotype Samford, QLD, Australia chromosome 5, AdamAnt_v2, whole genome shotgun sequence DNA region contains:
- the GPR85 gene encoding LOW QUALITY PROTEIN: probable G-protein coupled receptor 85 (The sequence of the model RefSeq protein was modified relative to this genomic sequence to represent the inferred CDS: inserted 1 base in 1 codon), translating to MANYSHAADNILQNLSPLTAFLKLTSLGFIIGVSVVGNLLISILLVKDKTLHRAPYYFLLDLCCSDILRSAICFPFVFTSVKNGSTWTYGTLTCKVIAFLGVLSCFHTAFMLFCISVTRYLAIAHHRFYTKRLTFWTCLAVICMVWTLSVAMAFPPVLDVGTYSFIREEDQCTFQHRSFRANDSLGFMLLLALILLATQLVYLKLIFFVHDRRKMKPVQFVAAVSQNWTFHGPGASGQAAANWLAGFGRGPTPPTLLGIRQNANTTGRRRLLVLDEFKMEKRISRMFYIMTFLFLALWGPYLVACYWRVFARGPVVPGGFLTAAVWMSFAQAGINPFVCIFSNRELRRCFXHNPSLLQKIQVTKGTLLCYMREHL from the exons ATGGCGAACTATAGCCATGCAGCTGACAACATTTTGCAAAATCTCTCTCCTTTAACCGCCTTTCTGAAACTGACTTCCCTGGGTTTCATAATAGGAGTCAGCGTGGTGGGTAACCTTCTGATCTCCATTTTGCTAGTCAAAGATAAGACCTTGCATAGAGCTCCTTACTACTTCCTGTTGGATCTTTGCTGCTCAGATATTCTCAGATCTGCAATTTGTTTCCCATTTGTATTCACCTCTGTTAAAAATGGCTCTACCTGGACTTATGGGACTCTGACTTGCAAAGTGATCGCCTTCCTGGGGGTTTTGTCCTGCTTCCACACTGCTTTCATGCTGTTCTGCATCAGCGTCACCAGGTACCTAGCTATAGCTCACCACCGCTTCTATACAAAAAGGCTGACCTTTTGGACTTGTCTGGCGGTCATCTGTATGGTGTGGACCCTCTCTGTAGCCATGGCATTCCCCCCAGTTTTAGATGTGGgcacttattcattcattaggGAGGAGGATCAATGCACCTTTCAACATCGTTCCTTCAGGGCTAATGATTCCTTGGGATTTATGCTGCTCCTTGCCCTCATACTCCTAGCCACACAGCTTGTCTACCTCAAGCTGATATTTTTTGTCCACGATCGAAGGAAAATGAAGCCAGTCCAGTTTGTAGCAGCAGTCAGCCAGAACTGGACTTTTCATGGCCCAGGAGCCAGCGGTCAAGCAGCTGCTAATTGGCTGGCAGGATTTGGAAGGGGCCCCACACCACCCACCCTGTTGGGCATTAGGCAAAATGCAAACACCACAGGCAGAAGAAGGCTGCTGGTCTTAGACGAGttcaaaatggaaaagagaatcaGCAGAATGTTCTACATCATGACTTTCCTTTTCCTCGCCTTGTGGGGCCCCTACCTGGTGGCCTGTTACTGGAGAGTTTTTGCAAGAGGGCCTGTAGTTCCAGGGGGATTTCTAACAGCCGCTGTCTGGATGAGTTTTGCCCAAGCAGGAATCAATCCTTTTGTCTGCATTTTCTCCAACAGGGAGCTGAGGCGCTGTT AGCACAACCCTTCTTTACTGCAGAAAATCCAGGTTACCAAGGGAACCTTACTGTGTTATATGAGGGAGCATCTGTAA